The Deinococcus malanensis DNA segment GTCTGCGGGCCCAGGCTCTTGCGGTCGTGCTCACCGGTGGCCGCGATGATCAGGGTCTCTGCCAGACAGGCCGGCACCGCGCCTTCCCCAAACTGGAGGTCGATGTTGCTGGTCATGCCACCAGGCGGGCGGACCACACCACCGGGAATGATGCGCACACCAGGGACCTTTTCGACGCTCTCATCCACGTCGGCCGGGCGGCCCTCATCGAAAATCCAGGCGCCGGGTTTGACGTGCTGCGGAAAAATCACCGGGTTGGGGTCGCTGGTCGCGCTGAAGATCAGGTCCGCTTCCTTGAGGGTGTCGTAGCTGGTGGTCGTGACGATCTCGGTGTCTTTGTTGGCCCGGCGCAGGGTGGCGGCACTGCGTTCTAGGCGCTCCATGTCGCGTCCGATCATGATCAGGCGACCGACCTGGGGCGCGATGGTCCGCGCGATCCCGAAGGCAACGACCCCGTTTGCGCCGACGATCCCAGCGGTGGCAGCCTTGAGGTCCCGCCCGGTCTCCTGGAAATGTAGCAGGATGCCTGGAATAGCGGCCTTGATGGTTCCCGAGGTGTAGGCGCCGCCGTTGGTGACGGTGATTTCTGGCACCGCTGCCTGTACGTCTACCCCCTTGTTGCCTACCACTGACCAGAAAGCACCCAGGCCAAAGACCTCGGCGCCCAGTTCATGAGCCAGACGCGCCCCCTCGATGGCGCGCTGGGTCGCCAGTTCCGGCTGGTCGCGGAACACGTCGGGGAGCAGCGGGCTCGACAGTAGGTAACAGCGGATGGCCTTGCCATCAGCCGTGCGGATGCCGCGCAGTTCCCCCACCTTCATGGGACGCAGCCTCTCGGCCATCTGCCGGACACTGACCTCACTGACCACGCCACGTTCCACCAGGGGCCGCAACCACGCAAAGCGCTGGGCAGACCAGAAGTTTTCCAGGGTCATGGGGTGAATCATGAACGCCGCCACGACCTCGTCGCTGCGTTTGCCGGCCAGCGGCACCTCGTCGCCGAAGCGCGGCTCCGTGCCGTCCAGGATGCGGCCCAGGTTTTCCTTGAAGCGCCAGGTGGCCGTCACCAGCAGCCCCAGCGCCGCCAGCCGGGCGGGGACTCCCACCGGCACCACCAGCATGGCCAAAGTAAAGGCCAGCAGCCCACCCAGCGTCGCGGTGCTGACAAAACCCCAGTAGCCGGTCAGGCCCGCATAGACCAGCACGGGCAGCAGGGCCACCCAGAAAGGCACAGCGTCCGTGACGGGCAGGGCCGCCAGGGTCCCCAGCAGCACCAGGTTGCCCCGACCGCGGGGTGCGGTGTTGCCGAACAGAGCCCGTGGCGGGTTGAGATGACCCAGATAGGCCGCCAACGCTGCCAGGACCGTCAGGTCCGGTCGCTGAAGGCTGGACGCCATCAGTACGGCAGTGAAACCCTTGAAAAAATCCAGTGATGCCGAAGCGAAAGCGAGTCCTGGACCAACGCGCCTCAGTACGTTCTCGACACCCAGGTTGTGGGCGTTGTTGAGCCGGACGTTGATGCCCGCGCGGGTCAGCAGCGCGTGACCTACGGGAACGCTCCCCACAAGAAAAGCCACCAGCAGGAGAAGCGCGGACAGAAACAACATGCCGGGCATTCTAGACCAGCTGCGCCGGCAGGCAGCGGGTGTTCAGAGCGTAGGCACGCGTCTACCGGTTACAGCTCATCGTCTGGTGGTTTACAGGTCGTGGGCGTGATCCTGTTCCCAGACCAGATCGCGCAGAACCCAGCCACTGCCGGGAAAACGCAGCCCGAGGCGCAGTTCCCCGAGCAGGTATTCACGCACTGCATGCACGTCCAGGCCGGCTTCGACCAGATCCCCGAGGTTGCGTTCGCCGTCCAGCTCCCGGGCTACGGGATGCAGGTTGGCGCGCTGTCCTGCGGGCATCATGCGCAGACCGTACCAGGCGAAGCGGTCAACCGGCTCCATGCGGCCCTCACGCACGGCGTCGGTGACGAGCTGGGCCACCTCGAAGAGAGGAACTTCGGACTCGCGCGACGCGGCGCGGATGCTCAGCCCATCTTCCCGGTCGAACAGGCCCATTTCACCTCGGAAGTAGCGGCTCGGGCTGCCGATCACGGCACACAGCGTTTCCCACTCGTCACTGGCACGCGCCCAGTCGGTGGTGAAGTGCTCATAGGGGCCCATGGGCGTGCCCGTGACCTCGCGAGGCACGAACTGAAAGGACCCGGACTCGGGCAGCAGAGGCGCCGCCTGAAGGGCCTCACGACCCATCCAGTCGATGATGCCTCCAGCGACGATCTCGCCCTGCTGGAAGGCCACCGTAAACGGCACATTCGTCTGCACGTCCAGGACGCCGGTCTGACGGGTGGCATGCACCAGTTCCAGCACGCCCAGGAGCGGAAGATCAGTCAGCAAACCCTGCATTGCCGCCTAGCCTAGCACCCGGCAGGGACCCCGGAAAGCCGGTCGCTGTCGGGGGTACTCTGTGGGTGGGTCAGATCGGCCCACGCTCCCCCCAGTTGCGACGCTACATCCGTGGCGCTCAGACCGTAGCCGTGAAGCTGACCGGCTCGCTCGCCAGCCCGTGCATGCAACCGGACCCCCGCCACAGCCGCCTGCACCGGAACCAGACCCTGACCCAGCAACGATGCCAGGATGCCGGACAGGGTGTCTCCCATTCCCGCGCTGGCCATACCCGGATGCCCCCCGCAGGCGACACTCAGGCCGCCTGAATGTGCAATCACGCTGGGCCCGCCCTTGAGCACGACCACTCCGCCGAGCCGCTCCTGCAGGGTCCGGGCGGCATCCAGCGGATGGCGGGTGAGCTCTGGGGTCGACGTGTCCAGCAGGCGGGCGGCTTCACCGGGATGGGGGGTCCACACGCATAAGTCGTGCCCCAGGCCAGTCAGTTCCGGTTGCAGGGCGTCGGCGTCCAGAACGGTGGGAATATTCCAGGCCAGCACCTCGCGCGCGACCCTGGCAGCGTCCGGACCCAGACCCATGCCCACCGCCACGGCGTCGGGGCGGCGGGTGCCGAAGCTCCTGAACGCCGCGTCCCACGCCTCATGTCGGTGCATCATCAGTTCCGGCATCACCAGCGGGACATCGGCGGTCGAATGCACAGTGACCAGTCCAGCCCCAGCCCGCAGGGCGCCGGCACCAGCCAGTGACGCCGCCCCCACGGTTCCCGGATGACCGCCCAGGACCCAGACGTGCCCAGCCGTTCCTTTGTGCGCGTCGTTGCGGCGCACCGGCAGCATGGCTCCCACCTCACGGTCACTGGGGCGCACCGCCAGGGCCTGCTCCTGCACCCAGGGCGCTGGAACCGTCAGGGCCACGAGGGTCACGGCTCCGGCGCGCGCCGCCGCTTCTCCGAACATCAGCGCTGGCTTCCACCCCATCAGGGTCACGGTGCGATGTGCGTGGACCGACAGCCCGGCAGCCTGGGCGCTGTGGGCATCCAGGCCACTGGGGATATCGATACTCAGGACCGGGCAGTGCGCCGCATTGATGATGTGGATCAGCTCGTCGAGCGGAGCGCGCAGAGGCGGAGCAAATCCGGTGCCGAGGAGGCCATCGACCAGCACAGCGGCGTCTTGGGCGGACCGGTGCAGCGCCGCTGGGCGGAGCGGGCGGCACTGCACACCCACGGCCTGCAGGCGGCGCCGGTTGAGCTGTGTCAGCCGGTGACGGGCCGGCAAGGCCAGAACCTCGACCTCACGGCCCTGTACATACAGGTGTCTGGCGGCCACCAGCGCGTCGCCACCATTGGCACCAGTGCCGGCCAGCAGCAGCACGCGACCGGCAGGAACCTGCTGCTGAACCTCACCGGCTACAGCTGCCCCGGCTTCTTCCATAGCCAGGTCCAGCAGCCCGGCGCTCTCCAGACGCCGGTCCACTGCGGCGGCCTGCGCGGCCGTGAGTACATATGCAGGCATTCTGTGCCGCTTCTCCGGTCAGCCGCCGGCCGAGCGCATCAGAAGCACCACAGCCAGAACCAGGACCACCAGGAACACCCAGCGCATGTTCCTGAGTACCGGACTGCGGGTAAACTGCTCTTTCATGTCCGCCCGCGTGTCTTCCTGAGAACGCCTGACGCTCAGGCGTTGTCCCCGCCGGATGGCTGCCACCGACTCGCTGACCTTGCCCTGGCGGCGCAGCGCCACCCCGAGGTTATGGTGCCCGCCGTCATAGTCGGGGTTCAGGTCTATGACCTCGCGGTAGCGCTTTTCGGCGCTGACCAGATCGCCAGCTTCCAGGTCCAGATTTCCCAGGTTGGTCAGCGCCCGGTAGTGCCTGGGATCGGCCTGCAGGGCCTCTTCCAGCCGCATGCGGCCCTGATCGGCGTCTCCCAGCAGGGCACTCAGGATGCCCTGCATATTCAGCGCCTCAGCACGTGTCAGCGGATGGGACAGCGCGGGTGCCAGGCCCGTGGCCAGTGCGGCCGGGTCGGTCTCCTTCTGCAGGCCGTCGAGCCCCGCGAGTGCGGTTTCCAGAAGCTCTGGCGGCGCGGCGAGACGGACCACCTCGCGCTCCGGGGCCTGAACGGGAGCTCTGCCCAGGGCCTCGCGGTAGCCGTCCAGGGTGCCTCGGGCCTTGGAATAGCGGCGGGCACGAATCTGTTCCTGAAACCCGGTCAGCAGTTCAAGCGCTTCCTGGACGTCCACGTCCATCTGCTGGGCTCGGGCGACCTGCGCAGCACGCCCCCATTCACCGGCCCGTACCAGTGCCCCCAGGGTCAGGGGTGGAGCAGGCGGTGCTGATTCCAACAGTTCAGGTGAGTTCTGGGCAGCGGGAAGGGGCCCGCTCTGCCCGGAACGGACGGGGTCACTCATGGCGGAGAGTATACTGACGCGCCCAACTGGCCGCCGTACCGCCTGCCCATTGTGAGCCGTGTCTCTGGTTCGTTGTGCATGCCACGACTACCCAGGCACACCTTTCCCCTGACTTCTGCTGGAGACCCCGTGACCCTGCCTGATCCTGCTTCATCTACCACCGACCCTGCTGCCGAAACAAAAGAGGCGCCGCTGTACTCGCCTGCGCGGGTCCGTGAACTGCTGAACAGGCATGGGCTGAAACCCACCAAAAGCCTGGGGCAGAATTTTCTGATCGATGGGAACATTCTGCGGGCCATCGCTGAGGCTGGCGGGGCACAGCCAGGCGCTCATATTCTCGAGGTTGGCCCGGGGCTGGGCGTGCTGACCCGTGAAATTGCCTCGCGCGGCGCCCATGTCACGGCCCTGGAAAAGGATGAGCGGCTGCGCCCGGCTCTGGCCGAAACGCTTGCGGGGCTGGATGTGGAGCTGGTCTGGGGCGACGCACTGGACTTCGACTATGCCAGCCTGCCCGAGGGCACCCGCGTGATCGCCAATCTCCCGTACTACATCACGGGGGTGCTGCTCTCGCGCTTCATGCATGCGCCCGGGATCGTGTCTGCGACGGTGCTGGTGCAAAAAGAGGTGGGCCAGCGCCTTGCTGCCCGGCCCGGCGAAGATGCGTACGGCTTTCTGAGTGCGCTGGCGGCCCTGCACGGCAGCGTCCGGCATGTCAGGGACGTTCCCAAAGGCGCGTTTTTGCCGGCGCCGGACGTGACCAGCAGCGTGATCCGGCTGGACTTTGACCGCAGCCGGCCGGCCCCTGAAGCTGCCCTCCTGAAGTTCGTGGAAGGTGCCCTGCACCACCGCCGCAAGACCCTGCGCAATAACCTGCGCATGATCGGACATGAGGGAGCCGCCATTGACGCGGCCCTGGGCACGGTCGGCCTGCGTCCGGATGTGCGTGCCGAGGACGTGCCGCTGAGCGGACTTGAAGGCGTGGCACGGCACCTGGGCGTGGTACGGTAACAGCCAAGAATCCCGATCCGCCTGCCTAACCCTGAATGTGTGGGCCGCGCCGCCGGCCCGGAGGACCATGTGAAGTTCTACGTTATCGGTGATGTCACCGTCGACCACCTGTACCACCTAGACCGCCTTCCCGCCCCCGGCGAGGAAGTCGCTCCCCTACGCGCCAGCATGGAGCCGGGTGGCGCCGGCGGAACCATCAGCGTGACCCTGGCGCGACTTGGGCACACCGTGACCCTGGCCGCCCGTGTGGGTGCCGATCCGTTTGCCGAGTACGCCCTGAGTCACGTTCGCCAGACCGGCGTCAGTGAAAGCGCCATTCAGCGCGACCCGGAAGTGCTGACCAGCACCATTACGGTCATGCAGACCGCAACTGGTCAGCGCGCCATGATCAGTGACGGCGCGGCCAACCGCCTGCTTGATCCGGCCAAGCTCAAGAAAAAGGATGTCGAAGGCGCCGACGCCCTGATCGTCAGTGCCTACAGCCTGACCGAAGGTCCCCAGCGTGAGTACGCCAGCAAGGCCATTGACCTGGCCCGGGGCGCCAAGAGCCCGGTTCCGGTCTTTATCGATCTGGGAGCCGGCGCGGTCAACCGGGCCGGGACGAGCCTGCTCGGCAGCGTGATCCAGGCCGACTACCTGATGCTCAACCAGCACGAACTGCTGGCCCTGACCGGAACCAACAGCATCAGCGCGGCCCTGGCCCAGCTCGGCAGCCAGGGTGCCCAGCGGGTGATTGTCAAGGTCGGCAAGATGGGTTCGATCGTCTGGACCCCTACCGAAACGGAACTGGTGGACGCCGTTGCGTTGGAGGAAAATCTGGTCGATTCCACCGGAGCCGGCGACACCTTCACCGGGGCCTTTGCCCACGCCGTGATGACCGGAGCGTCGCTGGCCGAAGCGGCGCGCGCAGCTAACGCGGCCGGCGCCCTTTCGGTGACCAGTTTCGGGGCCCAGGAACGGCCTATTACCCCGGCGGACCTGGCTCAGGTGCTCAAGAAGTAAGGTTGGCGCTACCCCAGTGACAGCGAGGTGATCCTGCCCAGGACCACCTCGCTGCTACATGACCCGGCTCTGAAACACCATCACCTCGCTGTGGGTGTCCAGGGGCCCCCCCTGAAAGCTGCCGGTGACCTTGGGCGACTCGAATCCCGCGAAGCGCAGCAGCCATTCGACCTCGTAGCGCGTGTAGTACCGCTGGGTCAGGGTGTAGTGCTGCCGGGTCAGGCAGCCATCCGGCTGGGTGGTGTCCACGTGGTACTCGGTGGTGATGTGCTGCCGGGCCTTGTCGTGCCGCTGGACCAGAAAGACGTCACGGCGCGACCCGTCCGGGGCGTGAAACGTTTCGCCTTCATGGCGCAGGGTATTCATCTTCCCGAAGCGTGGCACGTACAGGTCAAACACGAAGGGGGTGCCGGGTGCAGCGTGGGCCCGCAGGTTTTCCAGGGCCTGCAGCTGCTCATTGGGCGTGTACAGGTGCATCAGGGCATTAAACGGGGCAATCAGCAGGGAAAACTGCTCGTCCAGCCGGAAAGTGCGCACGTCGCCCTGCACAAACTGTGACTGGAGCCCGTCATGCGCAGCCCGGTTCCGGGCGCGCTCGATCATGCGGGCACTGGGCTCCAGGCCAACGACATCCACCCCTTTTCGGGCCAGGAACGTGGTCACCCGTCCGGTGCCGGCCCCGACTTCCAGGACCTTTCCTCCCGCCCGCTGTGCCACGCCGGCATAGAAGTGCAGGTCGTCCCGGTAAAGGTCGTACTGGTGGTCGTACAAGTCGGCGAACTGGTCGTAATTCACGTGCGTCAGTATGGCTGGCTCAGTCACCGTACCGGGCCAGGAAGGCCTTCCGGCTCAGGATACTCAGCTTGGGCTGGGGCGCACCCGGCACGCTGCCGTAACCACGGCGCAGCATGTTGGCCCACCGCTGGAGCCGCCGGGTATCGGCAGGTGGCAGTTCCACGGTCTCGAAACCCAGTGCCGCGAGCAGGCTCGAGAGGGCCGACAGGCAGAACACCACCTCGGTGCCTTGCAGGTCAGGGCGTGTCTGCAGGTCCCGGGCCACTGCCCGGAAATCCTCGCGCGCCAGACGGACACTGCGGCGTAAGCCGAGGTCCACCAGGAGGGGGTTGTTGACGTGAAATTCAGCTGCTGGTGTGCCCTGTTCAATCAGGGTACCGTCCGCATGCCGGATACCCTGCAACGGAAAGCCCACACGACCTGTGCGAAACAGGTTGTCCGCGCGCCCTTCGGTGGGCTGGACCCGGTGCAACCGGTCGAACGCCGCGTCAAGCGTGATAAACAGCCGTCGTCTGAGGCCCACGGCATCGAGAGGAACCGCGCCGTCTAGCTCGCGGAGAGGCACGCAGCGGTAACCTCGGGCCCGCAATTGCTTGAGCAGCACGGGAAGGGCCATAACCGTGGTCTGCACTCCTGGTCCGGCGTCGTGCAGTACCACCACGGCGCCCGGCGTGACCTGCGCCAGCACCCGGTCGGTCACCCCGGCTGGCGTCCGGGCGGGGTCCCAGTCCCGCGCTTCCACGCTCCAGTGGGCGCCAGTCAGTCCCGCGGCGCGCTGACCAAGCACCGTTGCCAGCGTGTAAGCCCCATGTGGGGGTCGGTGAAACCTCACCGGCTGACCAGTAATTGCCGCGATACGCCGGGCCGCTCGACCAGGGTCCAGGAACGCGTCCCAGGGCGCACGCAGCCAGGCATGTACGTGACGGGCCGCGTGCGCGGCCACCTCGTGCCCCTCATCGAGCATGCGGCGGGTCAGCTCCGGGTAGGCCTCGGCCCGGTCTGCCATGACAAAAAAAGTAGCCTGAGCCTGGGCGTCATGCAGGGCGTCGAGGACAGCTGGAGTCGTCAGCGGATCGGGGCCATCATCGAATGTCAGGGCGAGTTCACGCCGCTCCCGGCGGCCTTCGCGGATCAGACCAGCGCCGGCCAGCTGCACCAGCAGATACGGCAGCCCCACATAGAGAAGCAGGACACCGCTCATCAGAAATGACACCCGCCGTTTCACGCGCGTCCCAGATGCCGCAGCAGCGCGGCCGCCACCCGGTCGGCCGCGTCGGGTCGGCCCACGGCGCGGGCGCACCGGCTCATGCGTTCATGTTCCTCTGCGTCCAGGGCGCGCAGCACGGTGCCGCGCAGGTCGCGGCGCTCGCGGACCCACACGCCGGCGTCGTGCCGCTCCAGAAAGTCGGCGTTGTGCTCCTCCTGACCCGGAATCGGCCCGAACACCACCATGGGCACGCCTAATGCCGTCGCCTCGGCCACCGTCAGGCCACCGGCCTTACCCACCACCAGATCGGACGCCGCCAGCAGTTCGGGAAAATCGGTGGTGTGTCCCAGATGGTGGATGGTCGCGCCTCCAGACTGTTTCACCCCCCGCCCCCGGGCCCCGGCCAGCAGCAGCACCTGCACCCGCCGCCCGAGGTTGCTCAACTCCGCCAGCAATGGACCCAGGGCGCGGTAGTCGCCATTTCCGCCGCCCGAGACCAGCAGCAGGGGCACGTCGGACCGCAGCCCGTGTTTCGCTCGCAGTGCGGCTTTGTCCGCCCCGATCAATCCGCGGAAGCGCGCATGGATGGGAATGCCCGTAACCACCACCTTCGCCGGGTCCGCGCCACGGGCCACCATCTGCCGGGCGGTTTCGTCGGAGGCCACCATGGTCAGTTCCGCCTCTGGTCTGATCCAGTGGCGGTGGGCACGGTAATCCGTGACGACCAGGGCGTTGACGAACGACTGTCCGGTCCTGCGCCGAACGGTGTCTGCCAGCGGAACCGAGGACCAGTAACTGCTGACCACCAGTTCTGGTCTGGTCTGCTCCAGGTCGCGCTGCATGCCGCGCAGGCCGACCCATCGGCAGAAGCTGACGATCAGGCTGAAGGGCCGGTCGTGGTCCGTCCCGTGGTAGAACCACGCGTACAGCCACGGTGCGTAGCGCAGTTCGAAGGCGTACAGATCCACGGTCCATATCCGCTCGGTCGGCCCCAGGTAGGCGACCGCGTCACCCTGCCGGGTTTCAAGGGGCACGCCGCGCTCCTGCAGCGCCTGCTGTACGGCCAGCTGCGCCTGATGATGCCCCGAGCCGATGGACGCCGTGACGAACAGCGTCCGCAGGGGCCCGGGCAGGTCAGGTTTTTCCGGCCGGGTCACGCCCGCCTCAGCATCCAGAGTCCCGCCAGGGCAAATACGATGTTGGCCAGCCACACCCCTACCTCCGGAAGGGCCGGCATGGCCGACGCCACGGTCAGCCCCACGAAGAACAGCAGATAGTACGCCACCGCGATCAGCAGCGCGATGCCCAGACTGACCCCCAGGGTGCGACCGAAGCGCAGCGCAAAGGGCAGGGCGGAAAGGGCCAGCACGAGGTTGGCGAACGGCAGTGCCAGCTTGCGGTTGAGGTTGACCCGCGCCGCCTGCCGCTCGCTGGCTTTCACGCCGGGTGCGGTCAGGGCGGTGATCAGTTCGGGCCAGCCTTCGCTGTCGGCACCGATGGCGTCGGCGTACTGGGCGAGGGTCTGCTTGCGGCTCAGGCCGGTATCGACCTTCAGGGTGTCGGTGGTTTTTTCCGGAATCACCACGCTGGGGAAGACATTTTGTACCGCTTCACGAAACGCCAGCGGGTTGTTTTCTGGAACCCGGGTCAACTGGGCAGCCGCCTCATAATCCACGGTATAGACCTGATAACCACTCAGGGCCAGTTCGTTGTTCTCGAAGGTTCCCTTGTCGGCAAAGATCAGCGTGGCCTGCCGCGGAGCATCTGCACTCCATTTTTCCACGCGGACACGGTGCAACTCCCGGCTCTTGGCGTCGTACGCTCCCAGGGCCAGTGTCAGTCCGCCGCCCAGGTCCACGGTCTTCCCGACCAGTTGCGAGAGGCCGGCGCCCGTCAGCGCGTCCCAGTACAGGCCCCGCGTTTCCACATTGGCCTTGGGCGCGATCCACAGGCTCAGCCACAGCGCCAACGCCGTCACTATCCCGGCCACCAGCCCCACGGGCCGGGCCACCCGCCCCAGCCCGATGCCCCCGGACTGCACGGCCACCAGCTCACGTTCGGTGCTCATGCGACCGAAGGCCACCACGGTCATCAGCACGATGGCCATGGGAAAGACCTTGACCAGCGTGTCCGGCACCTGATAGGCGATCCACCGGCCGACCAGCCCCAGTGGGACGCCGGCCAGCCACTGGCTGGAAATGAAAAAATAACCGAAGCTCAGCACGGCCGTAAACAACATGATGCCCGCCAGCAGCGGCGGAATCAGCTCGGCAGTCACGTAGCGGGTCAGGCGGGTCACTGGAGAGCCCCACACAGGCACACACACGAGGAAGGCGCTGGGAAAAGAGTGGAGAACAGCATTCCCTTTACCCTAGCGCCCAGTCGAGGCAGTCGTCTCACCCTTTGGACAGGGCAAACAGGATCGTAGCTTCTACGGCCAGCTCACCGTTCACCTCGGCGCGGCAGGTGGTCTTGCCCAGGCCACGGCGCGCGAACTCCAGTTTGGCGTGCAGGTGAAGCTGGTCACCCGGAACCACCTTGCGCTTGAACCGGGCGCTCTCGATCCCGGCAAGGTACCCGACCGTGCCGGGTTCCAGGCTCTCGTGCATGCAGAAAAAGCTCGCCTGGGCCAGGGCCTCGATCATCAGCACGCCGGGCATCACCGGCTCCTGCGGAAAGTGACCCGGGAAAAAGGGTTCGTTGAAGGTGACGTTCTTGATGGCGTGTACTTCACCGTTCTCGACGCTCAGCACGCGGTCTACCAGCATAAAGGGAAAGCGGTGAGGCAGGGTTTTAAGCACGTCCTGAATCATGATCGGGTCCATTGGGGTCCTCCTGAAAAGGCAAAGAAAAGGGCCGGAGCCTGTAGCGGCCCCGGCCTGACGCGGCGCGTGGG contains these protein-coding regions:
- the fabZ gene encoding 3-hydroxyacyl-ACP dehydratase FabZ is translated as MDPIMIQDVLKTLPHRFPFMLVDRVLSVENGEVHAIKNVTFNEPFFPGHFPQEPVMPGVLMIEALAQASFFCMHESLEPGTVGYLAGIESARFKRKVVPGDQLHLHAKLEFARRGLGKTTCRAEVNGELAVEATILFALSKG